From Psychroflexus torquis ATCC 700755, the proteins below share one genomic window:
- a CDS encoding rod shape-determining protein, translating into MGFFDFLTEDIAIDLGTANTLIIHKDKVVVDSPSIVAINRITGKIIAVGKEAAMMQGKTHENIKTIRPLKDGVIADFNASEQMISMFIKEIPALKKRLFTPSLRMVICIPSGITEVEMRAVKDSAERVNGKEVYLIHEPMAAAIGIGVDIMQPKGNMIVDIGGGTTEIAVIALGGIVCDKSVKIAGDVFTNDIIYFMRTQHNLFIGERTAEKIKIQIGSATEDLETAPDDMSVQGRDLLTGKPKQVEISFREIAKALDKSILRIEDAVMETLSQTPPELAADIYNTGIYLAGGGSMLRGLDKRLSQKTDLPVYIAEDPLRAIVRGTGITLKDLERYKPVLLK; encoded by the coding sequence ATGGGATTTTTTGACTTTCTAACTGAAGATATCGCTATCGACTTAGGTACTGCCAACACATTAATAATTCACAAAGATAAAGTCGTTGTCGACAGCCCTTCTATCGTAGCTATAAATCGAATTACTGGAAAGATTATAGCGGTTGGAAAAGAGGCTGCAATGATGCAGGGGAAAACTCACGAAAACATCAAAACCATTCGTCCTCTTAAAGATGGGGTTATTGCAGATTTTAATGCAAGTGAGCAAATGATCAGTATGTTCATAAAAGAAATTCCTGCACTCAAAAAGCGCTTATTCACGCCTTCCCTACGTATGGTCATTTGTATTCCTAGTGGAATTACAGAGGTAGAAATGAGAGCGGTTAAAGATTCTGCAGAACGAGTAAACGGCAAAGAAGTTTATCTTATTCACGAACCTATGGCAGCAGCTATTGGTATTGGTGTAGACATTATGCAACCCAAAGGAAATATGATTGTTGATATAGGTGGAGGTACTACCGAAATAGCAGTTATTGCGCTTGGCGGTATTGTTTGTGATAAATCTGTAAAAATTGCTGGTGATGTGTTTACTAATGATATCATTTACTTCATGAGAACACAGCATAACTTGTTTATTGGAGAACGTACTGCTGAAAAGATCAAGATCCAAATTGGTTCTGCTACCGAAGATCTCGAAACTGCACCTGACGATATGAGTGTCCAAGGTCGGGACTTGCTAACCGGTAAACCAAAACAAGTGGAAATTTCTTTTAGAGAAATTGCAAAAGCCTTAGATAAATCTATACTAAGAATAGAAGATGCTGTGATGGAAACCTTATCTCAAACTCCTCCAGAATTAGCTGCAGATATTTATAACACTGGCATATACCTTGCTGGAGGAGGGTCTATGTTAAGAGGCTTGGATAAACGCCTATCTCAAAAAACAGACTTACCTGTTTACATAGCGGAAGACCCCCTAAGAGCTATTGTAAGAGGAACGGGGATCACTTTAAAAGATTTAGAACGCTATAAGCCTGTACTTCTAAAATAA
- the purH gene encoding bifunctional phosphoribosylaminoimidazolecarboxamide formyltransferase/IMP cyclohydrolase: protein MAQEKEIKSALISVFHKEGLGPIVQTLNDLGVQIYSTGGTEKFIKDLDIDVTPVEDITSYPSILGGRVKTLHPKVFGGILNRSDNGQDQEELKSYDIPQIDLVIVDLYPFEDTVASGANEEDSIEKIDIGGISLIRAAAKNFKDVLCVSSKSDYESLLGVLKNSKGKVSLKERKNFAAKAFQISSHYDTTIFNYFNTTEQLPSHKQSFEKGVELRYGENPHQQGFFFGDFDEAFNKLHGKELSYNNLLDVDAAVNLMAEFTNDAPTFAILKHNNACGLAQRDSIYKAYVDALAGDPVSAFGGVLISNTEIDKATSEEINSLFCEVVIAPSYSDEALEILTKKKNRIILVQKVFQFEDKIVRTCLNGVLVQDRDLKTDNEEEIKTVTKTSPTDSQVDDLLFASKICKHTKSNTIVLAKDKQLLASGTGQTSRVDALNHAIEKALNFKFDLKDSVMASDAFFPFPDCVEIAGKVGITSVIQPGGSIKDKLSIAYCDENNISMVMTGTRHFKH from the coding sequence ATGGCCCAAGAAAAAGAAATAAAATCCGCTTTAATCTCAGTATTTCACAAAGAAGGCTTAGGGCCTATTGTACAAACCTTAAATGATCTAGGAGTACAAATTTACTCTACTGGAGGGACTGAAAAATTCATCAAAGACTTAGATATAGATGTTACTCCCGTAGAAGATATTACGTCCTACCCTTCTATCTTAGGAGGTCGAGTTAAAACCCTTCACCCAAAAGTTTTTGGAGGGATCTTAAATCGAAGTGATAACGGGCAAGACCAAGAGGAATTAAAATCTTATGATATTCCACAAATCGACTTGGTTATTGTTGATTTATATCCTTTTGAGGATACCGTAGCATCTGGCGCGAATGAAGAAGATAGTATTGAAAAAATTGATATAGGAGGCATCTCCTTAATAAGAGCTGCTGCCAAAAATTTTAAAGACGTGCTTTGTGTCTCTTCAAAATCAGATTATGAAAGCCTTCTGGGAGTTCTTAAAAACTCGAAAGGAAAAGTAAGCCTTAAAGAGCGAAAGAATTTTGCTGCAAAGGCTTTCCAGATTTCTTCTCATTATGATACCACCATTTTTAATTACTTCAACACTACAGAACAACTTCCTTCTCATAAACAAAGTTTTGAGAAAGGAGTAGAATTACGATATGGAGAAAACCCTCACCAACAAGGGTTTTTCTTTGGTGACTTTGATGAAGCATTTAATAAACTTCACGGCAAAGAATTATCTTACAATAACTTGTTAGATGTAGACGCTGCGGTCAATTTGATGGCAGAATTTACTAATGATGCACCAACCTTCGCCATTTTAAAGCATAATAATGCTTGTGGCCTTGCTCAACGCGATAGTATTTATAAAGCCTATGTAGACGCATTAGCAGGAGATCCAGTCTCTGCTTTTGGAGGAGTTTTAATTTCAAATACAGAAATTGATAAAGCAACATCAGAAGAAATTAACAGCCTATTTTGTGAAGTTGTCATTGCTCCAAGTTATAGTGATGAAGCTTTGGAAATACTTACCAAAAAGAAAAACAGAATTATACTCGTCCAAAAAGTATTCCAATTTGAAGATAAGATTGTGAGAACTTGTCTTAATGGTGTTTTAGTTCAAGACAGGGATCTCAAAACAGATAACGAAGAAGAAATAAAAACAGTAACAAAAACATCCCCAACAGACTCTCAAGTTGACGATCTGTTGTTTGCTTCAAAGATTTGTAAGCATACCAAGTCCAACACTATTGTATTGGCAAAAGACAAACAATTGCTAGCAAGTGGGACTGGCCAAACCTCTCGAGTAGATGCGCTTAACCACGCTATTGAAAAGGCTTTAAATTTTAAGTTTGACTTAAAAGATTCTGTTATGGCTAGTGATGCTTTTTTTCCTTTTCCAGATTGTGTAGAGATAGCAGGCAAGGTGGGTATTACTTCTGTAATCCAACCTGGAGGATCTATCAAAGACAAACTTAGCATTGCATATTGTGACGAAAATAATATTTCTATGGTAATGACAGGAACGCGTCACTTTAAGCATTAA
- a CDS encoding sulfate adenylyltransferase subunit 1: MKIDKNQLLRFTTAGSVDDGKSTLIGRLLYDSKSIFEDQLAAVKNSSKQKGIEGVDLAMFTDGLKDEREQGITIDVAYRYFTTPKRKFIIADTPGHIQYTRNMVTGASTANAAVVLIDARHGVIEQTKRHTFIASLLNIPHIIVCVNKMDLVSYSEETFNSIVEQFEEFSSKLLIKDVRYIPISALDGDNVVNRSENMTWFQGSPMLHELETLHISSDINKIDARFPVQTVLRPQRKGFEDYRGYAGRIASGIYRVNEEVAILPSGFTSKIKTINVGETEVEEAFAPMSVAITLEDDVDISRGDMIVKKNNQPKLSQEFDVMLCWLNNAPLKSRTKYTIMHTSNEQKAVIKEVVYKVDVNTFKRNEEDKDLTMNDIARVKLKTSHRLMIDSYRDNRSTGSIILVDESTKETVAAGMIV; the protein is encoded by the coding sequence ATGAAAATAGATAAAAACCAATTGCTAAGATTTACCACTGCTGGAAGTGTAGATGATGGTAAAAGCACACTTATTGGAAGACTGCTTTACGATTCCAAATCCATTTTTGAAGACCAACTAGCCGCTGTAAAAAATTCAAGTAAACAAAAAGGAATAGAAGGTGTAGACCTTGCTATGTTCACCGACGGACTTAAAGATGAACGGGAACAGGGAATTACTATTGATGTTGCTTATAGATATTTTACAACACCAAAGCGTAAATTTATTATCGCAGACACACCTGGTCACATCCAGTACACTAGAAACATGGTGACTGGCGCATCTACTGCCAATGCTGCTGTTGTCCTTATTGATGCAAGACACGGAGTTATTGAGCAAACAAAAAGGCATACCTTTATAGCTTCTTTATTAAATATTCCTCACATTATAGTGTGTGTAAATAAAATGGACTTGGTATCTTATTCTGAAGAGACCTTCAACTCCATTGTGGAGCAATTTGAAGAGTTTTCTTCGAAACTACTTATCAAAGACGTGCGTTATATACCCATAAGTGCATTAGATGGTGATAATGTAGTCAACCGCTCAGAAAATATGACTTGGTTTCAAGGTTCGCCAATGTTGCATGAGCTAGAAACCCTACACATTAGTAGTGATATCAACAAAATTGATGCTAGATTTCCAGTGCAAACCGTTCTTAGACCTCAACGCAAAGGCTTCGAAGATTACAGAGGATATGCAGGAAGAATAGCTAGTGGGATTTATAGAGTGAACGAAGAAGTAGCTATATTACCTTCTGGTTTTACGTCTAAAATTAAAACCATAAACGTTGGAGAAACTGAAGTTGAAGAAGCTTTTGCTCCTATGTCTGTAGCAATAACCTTGGAAGATGATGTTGATATAAGCAGAGGAGATATGATTGTGAAAAAGAACAATCAACCAAAACTTTCACAAGAATTTGATGTGATGTTATGCTGGCTAAATAACGCTCCTTTAAAGTCTAGAACCAAATACACTATCATGCATACCTCCAACGAGCAAAAAGCTGTCATTAAAGAGGTGGTTTACAAAGTGGATGTCAATACATTCAAACGAAATGAAGAGGATAAGGATTTAACAATGAATGATATTGCTAGAGTAAAACTTAAAACTTCTCATCGATTGATGATTGATAGTTATAGAGATAACCGAAGCACAGGAAGCATAATACTAGTAGATGAGTCTACTAAGGAAACTGTCGCTGCGGGGATGATCGTTTAA
- the cysD gene encoding sulfate adenylyltransferase subunit CysD — MSTYYLNYLEELESEAIFILREVWGQFQNPVILFSGGKDSILITHLAKKAFHPAKIPFALMHVDTGHNFPEAIQFRDDLAKQLGVNLIVGSVQESIDKGRVTEEKGKNATRNALQITTLLDSLEEHKVDCAIGGGRRDEEKARAKERFFSHRDEFGQWDPKNQRPELWNLLNGKYFEGEHFRAFPISNWTEMDVWNYLTKEKIEIPSLYLAHQRDVVKRNGSWIPNSEFLKLEPNEEIVSKKIRFRTLGDITITGGIESDADTMEKIVEEVSTMRETERGNRSDDKRSETAMEDRKKDGYF; from the coding sequence ATGAGCACCTATTATTTAAATTATTTAGAAGAGTTGGAATCAGAAGCCATCTTTATTTTAAGAGAAGTTTGGGGCCAATTTCAAAATCCAGTTATTTTATTTTCTGGAGGGAAGGATTCCATTCTTATAACGCATTTGGCCAAAAAAGCCTTTCATCCTGCAAAGATTCCTTTTGCTCTAATGCATGTAGACACCGGGCATAATTTCCCAGAAGCTATTCAATTTAGAGATGATCTTGCCAAACAACTAGGTGTCAATCTTATTGTAGGTTCTGTCCAAGAATCGATAGATAAAGGACGTGTTACCGAAGAAAAAGGTAAAAATGCAACTAGAAATGCTTTACAAATCACAACGCTGTTGGATAGTCTAGAAGAGCATAAAGTGGATTGTGCTATTGGCGGTGGCCGTAGAGATGAAGAGAAAGCAAGAGCAAAAGAACGTTTTTTCTCGCATAGAGATGAGTTTGGGCAGTGGGATCCTAAAAATCAGCGTCCTGAACTGTGGAATTTACTCAATGGGAAATATTTTGAAGGAGAACACTTCAGAGCCTTTCCTATCAGTAACTGGACAGAAATGGATGTTTGGAACTACCTCACCAAAGAAAAAATAGAAATCCCCTCTTTATATTTAGCTCACCAGAGAGACGTAGTGAAGAGAAATGGGTCTTGGATTCCAAATTCTGAATTTTTAAAACTAGAGCCTAATGAGGAAATAGTCTCTAAAAAAATAAGATTTAGAACCCTAGGAGACATCACCATTACAGGAGGAATAGAGTCTGACGCAGACACTATGGAAAAAATCGTTGAGGAGGTTTCTACGATGAGAGAAACCGAAAGAGGAAATAGAAGTGATGATAAAAGATCAGAAACTGCGATGGAAGATCGAAAAAAAGACGGCTATTTCTAG
- the cysC gene encoding adenylyl-sulfate kinase, translating to MSKNIVIHDYDITRSHRNKVNGHDSFVLWFTGLSGSGKSTIANKVEEELFYKGIHTYALDGDNIRSGINKGLGFTKEDRYENLRRIAEVAKLFVDSGVVTIAAFVSPLISDRDQVKEIVGHEDLIEIYVDTSLEECENRDVKGLYKKARAGEIKNFTGIDAPYEAPKNPHLQISTVDISIEMSVKQIIDYLEETRRI from the coding sequence ATGAGTAAAAACATTGTCATACATGACTACGATATAACTAGATCGCATAGAAATAAAGTCAATGGTCACGATTCTTTTGTGCTTTGGTTTACCGGGCTTTCGGGTTCTGGAAAATCGACCATAGCAAATAAAGTTGAAGAAGAATTATTTTATAAAGGAATCCACACCTATGCTTTAGATGGGGATAACATAAGAAGTGGAATTAATAAAGGGCTTGGATTTACTAAAGAGGATCGCTACGAGAATTTAAGGCGAATCGCTGAAGTTGCAAAACTCTTCGTTGACTCTGGAGTGGTAACTATCGCTGCATTTGTGTCTCCATTGATTTCAGACAGAGATCAAGTTAAAGAAATTGTAGGCCATGAAGATCTTATTGAGATATATGTAGATACCTCCTTAGAAGAATGTGAGAATAGGGACGTAAAAGGCTTATACAAAAAAGCAAGGGCTGGAGAAATAAAAAACTTCACGGGCATAGACGCACCCTATGAAGCTCCAAAAAACCCACATCTTCAGATTTCTACAGTAGATATTAGTATAGAAATGAGCGTGAAGCAAATTATAGATTATTTAGAAGAAACACGAAGAATATAA
- the cysQ gene encoding 3'(2'),5'-bisphosphate nucleotidase CysQ, whose product MHKNKLKAIEASIKAGEAIMNIYKQDFAVEYKEDNSPLTLADQEANKVIMSYLETTSIPIISEENKTIDYSDRKSWKTCWIVDPLDGTKEFVKKNGEFTVNIALIDEQKSIFGVIYVPAQRILYVGDVETQTSYKVEVPQGEFDVDTLLKKANPLKPSQSSNPIRVVGSRSHMNQDTLDYVEKLKDTHHKPVEIVSKGSSLKFCLVAEGEADVYPRYAPTMEWDTAAGQAICKAVGLRVISLDTNEEMLYNRENLLNGYFHVKTTL is encoded by the coding sequence ATGCATAAAAATAAATTAAAGGCAATTGAGGCTTCTATAAAAGCAGGTGAAGCTATTATGAACATCTACAAGCAAGATTTTGCAGTAGAATATAAAGAAGATAATTCTCCGCTAACTTTAGCAGATCAAGAAGCCAATAAAGTGATCATGTCTTATTTGGAGACGACTTCTATCCCAATTATTAGTGAAGAAAACAAAACTATAGACTATAGTGACCGAAAGTCCTGGAAAACTTGTTGGATTGTGGACCCACTGGATGGGACTAAGGAATTTGTAAAAAAGAATGGTGAATTTACCGTCAATATTGCTCTGATTGATGAACAAAAGTCAATTTTTGGAGTTATTTATGTTCCTGCGCAGCGCATTTTATATGTGGGAGATGTTGAGACCCAAACTTCCTATAAAGTAGAAGTTCCGCAAGGAGAGTTTGATGTGGATACTTTACTGAAAAAAGCAAACCCTTTGAAGCCGAGCCAGAGCTCTAATCCCATTAGAGTGGTTGGAAGCCGATCTCACATGAATCAAGACACTTTGGACTATGTAGAGAAACTGAAAGACACACATCACAAACCAGTAGAAATTGTTTCCAAAGGAAGTTCTCTAAAATTTTGCCTAGTCGCAGAAGGAGAGGCAGACGTATATCCTCGATATGCACCCACAATGGAGTGGGATACCGCTGCAGGACAAGCTATTTGTAAAGCTGTTGGCCTTCGAGTTATAAGCCTAGATACAAATGAAGAAATGCTTTACAATAGAGAAAATCTTTTGAACGGTTATTTTCATGTCAAAACAACATTATGA
- a CDS encoding DUF547 domain-containing protein — protein MKTINTFFFGLFFSVLGVGTTLSQNIHQHHQWQDLLETYVNTHGDVDYKNLKQNEKKLDAYLDLLSKNPPEDSWTKNKKKAYLINAYNAFTVKLILDHYPIESIKNIGGFFSSPFTTEFAKIGGKLYSLDDIEKGMLLKMGDPRVHFAVNCASESCPKLLNEAYVAAKLEKQLDASAKTFVNSDKNKLSKTKAELSKIFKWYASDFESEFGSVIRFINIYADETIDEEAFINYLSYSWELNEM, from the coding sequence ATGAAAACCATCAACACCTTTTTTTTTGGTCTTTTTTTCTCTGTTTTAGGAGTGGGGACTACTTTGAGTCAAAATATCCATCAGCATCATCAATGGCAGGATTTACTTGAAACTTATGTGAATACTCATGGAGATGTTGATTATAAGAATTTGAAACAAAATGAAAAGAAACTCGACGCCTACTTAGATCTTCTTTCTAAAAACCCTCCTGAAGACTCTTGGACCAAAAATAAAAAGAAAGCTTACCTTATCAATGCGTATAATGCGTTTACCGTAAAGTTGATTTTAGATCACTATCCCATAGAAAGCATTAAAAATATTGGAGGTTTTTTTAGCAGTCCTTTTACTACAGAATTTGCAAAAATCGGTGGTAAATTATATTCCCTAGATGATATTGAAAAAGGGATGCTTTTGAAAATGGGAGATCCTCGCGTTCATTTTGCCGTGAACTGCGCTTCAGAATCTTGTCCCAAATTGTTGAATGAAGCTTATGTAGCTGCAAAACTCGAAAAGCAACTTGATGCTTCAGCAAAAACCTTCGTAAATTCTGATAAAAATAAATTATCAAAAACTAAAGCAGAGCTCTCTAAAATTTTCAAATGGTATGCTTCAGATTTTGAATCTGAATTTGGGTCAGTAATAAGATTCATAAATATCTATGCAGATGAAACTATAGACGAAGAAGCATTTATAAATTATTTGTCATACTCTTGGGAACTGAATGAAATGTAG
- a CDS encoding TIGR04283 family arsenosugar biosynthesis glycosyltransferase produces MISIIIPVYNEAEEVISNLIQIQNRISSFGYVKEILVVDGGSNDGTLALINQFDGIKCLESKRGRSRQMNHGAKQATAEILYFLHIDSFPPQDFDRLIEESVRDGHQAGCFKMKFRSRHSWLQFISWFTKFNARFCRGGDQSLFVTKSLFEKVGGYNEEFLIYEDHEILKPIYDSSGFKVIQHSISTSARRFEDKGILKLQILFWIIYLKKWSGASSDELYSFYMKHINN; encoded by the coding sequence ATGATTAGTATCATTATTCCTGTTTATAATGAAGCTGAAGAGGTTATAAGCAACCTTATACAAATTCAGAATAGAATAAGTTCTTTTGGGTATGTTAAGGAAATTCTCGTTGTGGACGGCGGAAGTAACGACGGAACTTTAGCTTTAATTAATCAGTTTGACGGTATCAAATGCTTGGAAAGTAAAAGAGGAAGATCAAGGCAAATGAACCATGGTGCTAAACAAGCTACTGCAGAAATCCTATATTTTCTGCATATCGATTCTTTTCCACCACAAGATTTTGATAGGCTAATTGAAGAATCTGTTCGAGATGGACACCAAGCTGGATGTTTTAAAATGAAATTTAGGAGTCGACATTCCTGGCTTCAATTTATTAGCTGGTTTACAAAATTCAATGCCAGGTTTTGTAGAGGTGGTGACCAGAGTTTGTTCGTCACAAAATCTCTTTTTGAAAAGGTAGGAGGCTACAATGAAGAGTTTCTGATTTATGAAGATCATGAAATTTTAAAACCGATTTATGACTCTTCTGGTTTTAAGGTGATTCAGCATTCGATTTCAACATCTGCAAGACGTTTTGAAGATAAAGGCATTTTGAAATTACAGATTCTCTTTTGGATAATTTATTTAAAAAAATGGAGTGGGGCTTCATCAGATGAGCTTTATAGCTTCTATATGAAGCACATTAACAACTGA
- a CDS encoding pseudouridine synthase has translation MKDPKKNKTNPKTSPKDKFSKKEVAQSKVDKQIKNPSAGMRLNKYISNSGVCSRRDADIYIKSGNVTVNGEVIIEMGHHVKLEDEVKFDGRRINPEPKAYVLLNKPKSFYVTGSYEKGKLTALDLVQNASKSKLAPVGKLDTSAMGLILFTNDGTLAKKLSGHKNGIRQIYQVELTKPLRESDLEVIKDGPFIEGSKVKIEEAAFVDNRPKNIVGLELRSQRAHIVQRIFKKLGYEIEKMDRVIYANLDKKNLPRGHYRHLTRQEVINLGMV, from the coding sequence ATGAAAGATCCTAAAAAAAATAAAACCAATCCAAAGACGTCTCCAAAAGATAAATTCAGTAAGAAAGAAGTTGCGCAGTCCAAAGTAGACAAGCAAATTAAGAATCCAAGTGCGGGCATGCGTCTTAACAAATACATTTCTAACTCAGGGGTTTGTTCCCGTCGCGATGCTGATATCTATATAAAATCTGGCAACGTAACGGTAAATGGAGAGGTGATTATAGAAATGGGACACCATGTGAAGCTAGAGGATGAGGTTAAGTTCGACGGACGTAGAATCAATCCAGAGCCTAAAGCATATGTTTTGCTTAATAAACCCAAGAGCTTTTATGTCACGGGTAGTTACGAAAAAGGGAAGCTTACCGCTTTAGACCTAGTCCAAAATGCCTCTAAGTCTAAACTTGCACCGGTTGGCAAATTAGACACCAGTGCTATGGGACTTATCCTCTTTACAAACGATGGTACGCTGGCTAAAAAACTCTCGGGTCATAAAAATGGAATTCGACAAATTTATCAAGTTGAATTAACTAAGCCTTTAAGAGAATCTGATTTAGAAGTGATTAAAGATGGTCCGTTTATCGAAGGTTCTAAAGTAAAAATTGAAGAAGCGGCTTTTGTCGACAATAGACCAAAAAACATCGTAGGACTTGAACTAAGGAGTCAACGTGCTCATATCGTTCAACGTATATTTAAAAAACTGGGTTATGAGATTGAAAAAATGGATCGCGTGATTTATGCAAATCTCGATAAGAAAAATTTACCTAGAGGTCATTATCGTCACCTTACCAGACAAGAGGTCATCAATTTAGGAATGGTTTAA